The genomic window AAACAGCTCGACCCGCCGGTTCAGCTCCTCCAGATCCACCTCGATGGTCAGATCGTGGACGTGCATCCAGCTGACATGCCGGACATACTCGGTGTCGGCCGTGTCCAGAATCTCCCTCCAGTGACGCAGCGAGCTGCGCTTGTCCCCCAGCCGGTTGTACATCTCGGCGTACAGGCGTCGCACCGGGGCCGGCGCCCCGGGAATCTGCAGGGCGCGCTCGAACCATTCTCTGGCGCAGGCATAGTCCTTGAGCTTGTGATAGCACAGGAACCCGGCCTGGAACGGCAGGATCCACTCCTGCGGGTTCTTTTCCGACCCCTGCGAGAGGAGCGCGAGCGCCAGATCGTCCCGGTTCGCCTCCACCGACATGATCATCGAGCCCACCAGATAGGCGTCCACGAAATGCGGGTCCAGCTCGGCGATGACGCGCCGGTAGATCTGATCCAGGTAGTCGTAGCGATCCTCGATCTGGTAGTTGGAGTAGTACTGGATCGACCAGAGGTAGATGAGATCCGCGGCGACCTGGGGATACCCGAAGGTGATCGCCTTGAGGTAGCGCCCGCTGGGAAGGTAGAGCAGATGGTGTCCCGGGGCGCTGTCGCGGCGGAGCAGATCGACGCTCGCGGCGGAGAGCGCCGCCGTCATGGCCCCCAGCAGGACGATCCCCAGCCCCTTGAGCGTCCCCACCTCAGGTGAAATCCCGGCGGTTGAGAATCATGCAGGCGGACGCCAGGACCATGCCGCCGTAGCCGAGGAGGTACAGCAGGGCGAACAGCGGGAGCGCCTCCGGCAGGGGCGAGCCGTGGACCACCTCTCCTTTGATGTTGAAGATCTCCAGATTGGGAAGGGCGTAGTAGAGGGCCCGGCAGAGCAGCTTTCCCGCGGAGCTTTCGATCCGGGCTCCGAGGAGATCCAGGCTCCAGGTCAGGTGCCCCACCAGGTAGAGCGAGAGGCTGAACAGCGTGCTCAGGATCGGCGTGGAGAAGGAGGAAAACAGCGTGGCGAACGCGGTCACCAGCAGCAGCTCCATGAAGATCAGGGCGATCGCCCACAGCAGGGCCGGGTCGGCGAACCCTTTCAGCAGCAGGATCAGGTAGAACCAGGCGGTCATGACCGAGGTGTTCACCAGAAGCGTCAGCGCCAGTCCGCAGAACTTGCCGAGCAGGAATTCGTGGCGGTGGATCGGCTTGGAGACGATCGTGAAGATGGTGCGCCGCTCGATCTCCTTGCTCACCAGCGACACTCCGATGAACACGGCCGTGAGCACCCCGAACAGGGAGATCGAGGCCAGCCCCAGGTCCTTGATGATCTTCTCCTCGCTCCCGACGGTGAGCAGGCTCAGGATCTGGGCGAAGCCCATCATGAGGATGGCGAACACCAGGAGCAGGTAGAGGATGCGGTCCCGGATCGCCTCGCGAAACGTGTTCAGGGCGATGACGGCGATGCGGCTCACCGGCCGATCTCCCGCAGGAACAGGTCCTCGAGACGCTCCCGCTGGGGGATCACCGACTGCAGGCTCCCGCCGCGATCGAGCACCGCCCGCACCAGCTGCCGCACCGCCGCCTCGTCTTTGGCCGTGACCAGGACGCTGCTCCCTTCCCGCGAGACCACCCGATCCAGCCCCGGAAGCGAGGCGTCGGCAGGCACTCCGTCGAAGGCGACTTCCCAGTGCCGCACCCCGGAGGAGAGGAGCTCCGACACCTTGCCGACGGCCTTGAGCTCGCCCTTGCTCAGAATCGCCACCCGATCGCACAGCAGCTCCGTATCC from Desulfuromonadales bacterium includes these protein-coding regions:
- a CDS encoding ABC transporter permease; its protein translation is MSRIAVIALNTFREAIRDRILYLLLVFAILMMGFAQILSLLTVGSEEKIIKDLGLASISLFGVLTAVFIGVSLVSKEIERRTIFTIVSKPIHRHEFLLGKFCGLALTLLVNTSVMTAWFYLILLLKGFADPALLWAIALIFMELLLVTAFATLFSSFSTPILSTLFSLSLYLVGHLTWSLDLLGARIESSAGKLLCRALYYALPNLEIFNIKGEVVHGSPLPEALPLFALLYLLGYGGMVLASACMILNRRDFT